A single Anopheles arabiensis isolate DONGOLA chromosome 2, AaraD3, whole genome shotgun sequence DNA region contains:
- the LOC120897578 gene encoding serine protease gd-like codes for MFAVHINVSRRWTVRSSPPSSLVLRTYAFLLLLGSLVYTPVEGQRSPCPDVFSYWVEEGTNQPFGYVKLEGLRANQAITLQVDLTIAATVPQNNIGSITLYKSSTETVRDIQNNRPAWYRVNFPFRNIKPSVLAIRVNGHTICAGQKVTGQIVTTINLQHTLYPSTQSLVSTNDGTNVNVIQYQAPQTPAYQTFYNIEPIQRLQTTENPPVVTQLTTPQAPVTRPVQRQDVKPVKRNRKKIEYVKSTEDDSSEQESESLDCGLPDKGFSHYSINGVHAHKGMFPWAAPIFHTGSSSKPRYICGSTILTERHLVTAAHCVYNSDGIKQNVSDLTVVPGMHNIDNFFEADLQERGVKKIFVHNDYFFEHGMLVDADIAILLLDDPITYNKLVRPICMWSDSDNLEKIVGDEGFVSGWGVTEDGKAKIPSYVMATVVDRQTCNRQLDRLFAAKARIFCADGHGSVPCTGDSGSGFVMKRGSRYYIRGIVSFGQFDPKTLTCATDKYVVYTDIAPFRYWLTRVMKS; via the exons ATGTTTGCGGTGCACATTAACGTGAGTCGTCGTTGGACAGTACGATCCTCACCACCGTCTAGCTTGGTGCTGCGGACGTACGCCTTCTTACTGCTGCTTGGCTCGCTAGTGTACACCCCAGTCGAGGGTCAGCGGTCACCGTGTCCAGATGTGTTTTCGTACTGGGTGGAAGAGGGCACTAATCAGCCGTTTGGCTATGTGAAATTGGAAGGTCTGCGCGCCAATCAGGCGATTACGCTCCAGGTAGATCTGACGATCGCTGCCACCGTACCGCAG AACAACATTGGATCGATCACGTTGTATAAATCCAGCACCGAAACTGTCCGCGACATCCAAAACAACAGACCGGCGTGGTATCGTGTAAACTTCCCATTCAGAAACATCAAACCGAGCGTGCTAGCAATTCGCGTCAATGGTCACACGATCTGTGCTGGTCAGAAAGTGACCGGCCAGATCGTAACCACCATCAACCTGCAGCACACGCTATACCCGTCGACGCAAAGCCTGGTAAGCACAAACGACGGGACCAACGTGAATGTGATACAATACCAAGCCCCACAAACACCTGCGTATCAGACATTCTATAATATCGAGCCGATACAAAGACTCCAGACAACAGAAAACCCGCCCGTCGTGACACAATTGACAACCCCACAAGCACCTGTTACGCGGCCAGTGCAACGGCAGGATGTTAAGCCAGTCAAACGGAAccgaaaaaaaatagaatatgTAAAAAGTACTGAAGACGACTCATCGGAACAAGAGTCAGAGAGTCT TGATTGCGGTCTGCCGGACAAGGGATTCAGTCATTACTCGATCAACGGAGTACATGCGCACAAAGGCATGTTCCCGTGGGCGGCACCGATATTCCACACCGGCAGCTCGTCGAAACCGAGATACATATGCGGCAGTACGATTCTTACCGAGCGGCACCTAGTAACGGCCGCCCACTGCGTCTACAATTCGGATGgcatcaaacaaaatgttagTGACCTAACAGTCGTTCCAGGGATGCACAACATCGACAACTTCTTCGAAGCCGATCTACAGGAGCGCGGTGTGAAGAAAATATTCGTACACAATGATTACTTCTTCGAGCATGGGATGCTAGTCGATGCCGATATCGCCATATTGCTGCTCGATGATCCGATCACGTACAATAAGCTTGTACGGCCGATCTGTATGTGGTCCGATAGCGACAACCTGGAAAAGATCGTCGGCGATGAAGGTTTCGTGTCGGGCTGGGGCGTCACCGAGGATGGAAAAGCAAAGATTCCGAGCTACGTTATGGCCACGGTTGTCGATCGGCAGACTTGCAATCGCCAGCTGGATCGGCTATTTGCCGCCAAAGCACGGATTTTTTGCGCAGACGGGCATGGATCGGTGCCGTGCACAGGCGATTCGGGCAGTGGGTTTGTAATGAAGCGTGGCTCGAGGTACTACATTCGTGGAATTGTATCGTTTGGGCAGTTTGATCCCAAGACACTCACGTGTGCAACAGATAAGTACGTGGTGTACACTGATATTGCCCCATTCCGGTACTGGCTGACGAGAGTGATGAAGTCTTAA
- the LOC120897585 gene encoding uncharacterized protein LOC120897585, with amino-acid sequence MLNGRTKGNLRCAVRSFPPFSLLLRSCACLLLLGLLTYNSVEGQRSPCPDVFSYWMDNNTKQPFGYVKLQGLRANQAITLQIDMRIAAIVRKNNVGSISLYKSTSQTVRDIKKNKPAWYRVNFPYKNILPSVVAIRVNGRTICAGRRASNTESSISLQHTIYPSV; translated from the exons ATGTTGAACGGACGGACTAAAGGCAACCTCCGTTGTGCGGTGCGATCCTTTCCACCTTTCTCTCTGTTGCTGCGGTCGTGTGCCTGCTTACTGCTGCTTGGTCTGCTAACGTACAACTCGGTCGAGGGTCAGCGGTCACCGTGTCCTGACGTGTTTTCGTACTGGATGGATAACAATACCAAACAGCCCTTTGGCTATGTGAAACTACAAGGTCTACGCGCCAATCAGGCGATCACACTCCAGATAGATATGAGGATCGCTGCCATCGTGCGAAAG AACAACGTCGGATCGATCTCGTTGTACAAATCCACCAGCCAAACTGTTCGCGACATCAAGAAGAACAAACCGGCATGGTATCGTGTGAACTTCCCGTACAAAAATATCCTCCCGAGCGTAGTGGCCATTCGCGTCAATGGACGAACGATCTGCGCCGGCCGGAGAGCCAGCAACACCGAAAGCTCCATTAGCCTGCAGCACACGATCTATCCGTCGGTCTAG